The following are encoded together in the Phragmites australis chromosome 19, lpPhrAust1.1, whole genome shotgun sequence genome:
- the LOC133899880 gene encoding omega-hydroxypalmitate O-feruloyl transferase-like, with protein sequence MVVEIKENGGAVAVAAGGKAQLLSVKRGEPTLVPPAEPTPTGEQYYLSNLDQNIAVIVQTVYCYKAPPSVGGEGVAAALRDALARVLVHYHPLAGRLGISREMKLTVELTGEGAVFVEADAGCDLTDVGDLTKPDPAALGQLVYSVPGAKNILEMPPMTAQVTRFKCGGFALGLAMNHCMFDGIGAMEFVNSWAETARGAAELTVPPFLDRAVLKARDPPVYSFPHHEFAEIPDVSDTAALYGGQELLYRSFCFDPDRLERVRGLALADGALDRCTTFEALSGLVWRARIRALGLAPDQRTKLLFAVDGRRRFVPPLPRGYFGNGIVLTNAIATAGELLSAPVSRAAGLVQEAVRMVTDDYMRSAVDYFEATRARPSLASTLLITTWSRLAFHGADFGSGEPVMSGPVTLPEKEVILFLAHGKERKSINVLLGLPATAMDAFQELMDEI encoded by the exons ATG GTTGTTGAGATCAAGGAGAACGGCGGCGCGGTGGCCGTGGCCGCGGGCGGCAAGGCGCAGCTGCTGAGCGTGAAGCGCGGCGAGCCGACGCTGGTGCCCCCAGCGGAGCCGACGCCGACGGGCGAGCAGTACTACCTCTCCAACCTGGACCAGAACATCGCCGTGATCGTGCAGACGGTGTACTGCTACAAGGCCCCGCCCagcgtcggcggcgagggcgtGGCGGCCGCGCTCCGCGACGCGCTGGCGCGCGTCCTGGTGCACTACCACCCCCTGGCGGGCCGCCTGGGCATCAGCCGGGAGATGAAGCTGACCGTGGAGCTGACCGGCGAGGGCGCCGTGTTCGTGGAGGCCGACGCCGGCTGCGACCTCACCGACGTCGGTGACCTCACCAAGCCGGACCCCGCCGCGCTGGGCCAGCTCGTGTACTCCGTCCCCGGCGCCAAGAACATCCTCGAGATGCCCCCCATGACCGCTCAG GTGACGAGGTTCAAGTGCGGGGGTTTCGCGCTCGGCCTTGCCATGAACCACTGCATGTTCGACGGCATCGGCGCCATGGAGTTCGTCAACTCGTGGGCCGAGACGGCGCGCGGCGCCGCCGAGCTCACCGTGCCGCCGTTCCTCGACCGCGCGGTCCTCAAGGCGCGCGACCCGCCGGTGTACTCTTTTCCGCACCACGAGTTCGCCGAGATCCCCGACGTCTCCGACACGGCGGCGCTCTACGGCGGGCAGGAGCTGCTCTACCGCTCCTTCTGCTTCGACCCGGACCGGCTGGAGCGCGTCCGCGGCCTGGCGCTCGCCGACGGCGCGCTCGACCGCTGCACTACCTTCGAGGCGCTCTCGGGCCTCGTTTGGCGCGCGCGCATCCGCGCGCTTGGGCTCGCCCCCGACCAGCGGACCAAGCTGCTGTTCGCAGTGGACGGGCGGCGCCGGTTCGTGCCGCCGCTCCCGCGCGGATACTTCGGGAATGGCATCGTGCTTACGAACGCGATTGCCACGGCGGGCGAGCTGCTGTCGGCGCCCGTGTCGCGCGCGGCGGGGCTGGTGCAGGAGGCCGTGCGGATGGTGACCGACGATTACATGCGGTCGGCGGTGGACTACTTCGAGGCGACGCGGGCCCGGCCGTCGCTGGCTTCCACGCTGCTCATCACCACGTGGTCGCGGCTGGCCTTCCACGGCGCCGACTTCGGGTCGGGCGAGCCCGTCATGTCCGGCCCCGTCACGCTGCCGGAGAAGGAGGTCATACTCTTCCTAGCGCAcgggaaggagaggaagagcaTCAACGTGCTGCTCGGCCTTCCGGCCACCGCCATGGACGCCTTCCAAGAGCTCATGGACGAGATATGA
- the LOC133900071 gene encoding GRAS family protein RAM1-like → MCSSMGMLNCADTTSGAKLQQLQAPTSPTASVSESNIVVSSTDPDANDALAGLQALNFDGGIDVEIQSPDIAMWESLFADQMGASGPDFLMFSPRRDFMATGSPRKDFMVSSPKRDYMVSSPKRDYMVSSPKREYMVTSPRREMVSSPRRSTFSNLYSIGSSHASHQQGYVHGVHGADGSGGGQPQYGSLANHGKGQSMSPLHKVYINNSHSNSGKSNGPSSLSCSSSYGHGENLALPSMDLFLDDYKEGGYIGYQLPVKPGMESGAASATVTTVAPSSLQLPTLSECLAMPEPAYGGGEEAVTAATMAAAGGLQTGGGFQHDMYYAGQFGEGGAMSLQNQMAKSDQWAADSSLHSMLGSLGSVIQTEAEQEQDSGLQLVHLLLACADFVSKGDQPSALRHLHLLRHVASPLGDSMQRVASYFADALAARLSLSSNPSTSAAAGTPRGGSGVAPYPFPPSPDTLKIYQILYQACPYIKFAHFTANQAIFEAFHGEDRVHVVDLDILQGYQWPAFLQALAARPGGPPTLRLTGVGHPAAAVRETGRHLASLAASLRVPFEFHAAVADRLERLRPAALQRRVGEALAVNAVNRLHRVPGAHLAPLLSMIRDHAPKIMTLVEQEAAHNGPYFLGRFLEALHYYSAIFDSLDATFPADSTPRMKVEQCLFAPEIRNVVACEGAERVARHERLDRWRRLMEGRGFEPVPLSPAAVGQSQVLLGLYGAGDGYRLTEDKGCLLLGWQDRAIIAASAWRC, encoded by the exons ATGTGTTCAAGCATGGGGATGCTCAACTGCGCCGACACAACCTCCGGCGCGAAGCTACAGCAGCTGCAAGCACCGACATCGCCCACCGCCTCGGTCTCGGAGTCAAACATCGTCGTGTCATCGACCGATCCCGACGCCAATGACGCCCTAGCCGGACTACAAGCCCTCAATTTCGACGGGGGCATCGACGTTGAGATCCAGTCGCCTGACATTGCCATGTGGGAGTCGCTCTTCGCCGACCAAATGGGAGCCTCAGGGCCCGACTTCTTGATGTTCTCCCCTAGGAGGGACTTCATGGCCACCGGCAGCCCAAGGAAGGACTTCATGGTCTCCTCTCCCAAGAGAGACTACATGGTGTCCTCCCCCAAGAGGGACTACATGGTCTCCTCCCCTAAAAGGGAGTACATGGTGACCTCACCTAGGAGAGAGATGGTCTCTTCCCCAAGGAGATCAACCTTCTCCAACCTCTACAGCATCGGCAGCAGCCATGCCAGCCACCAGCAGGGCTACGTGCACGGCGTGCATGGAGCGGATggaagcggcggcggccaaCCGCAGTACGGCAGCCTCGCCAACCACGGCAAGGGCCAGTCGATGAGCCCGCTGCACAAGGTGTACATCAACAACTCCCACAGCAACAGCGGCAAGAGCAACGGCCCCTCCTCACTCTCGTGCTCGTCGTCCTACGGCCATGGCGAGAACCTGGCCTTGCCTTCCATGGATCTCTTCCTGGACGACTACAAGGAAGGAGGGTACATAGGGTACCAGCTGCCGGTAAAGCCCGGCATGGAGAGTGGCGCCGCCTCGGCCACGGTCACCACGGTGGCTCCGTCATCGTTGCAGCTGCCCACGCTGTCAGAGTGCCTGGCCATGCCGGAGCCGGCCTACGGaggcggggaggaggcggtcacGGCAGCGACGATGGCAGCGGCCGGAGGCCTGCAGACGGGCGGCGGCTTCCAGCATGACATGTACTACGCAGGACAGTTTGGAGAAGGAGGGGCCATGTCGCTGCAGAACCAGATGGCGAAGTCCGATCAATGGGCAGCAGATTCATCCCTGCACAGCATGCTGGGCAGCCTGGGCTCAGTGATCCAGACAGAAGCCGAGCAG gAGCAGGACAGCGGGCTTCAGCTGGTGCACCTCCTCCTCGCCTGCGCCGACTTCGTCTCCAAGGGCGACCAGCCGTCGGCGCtgcgccacctccacctcctccgccacgTCGCCTCCCCGCTCGGCGACTCCATGCAGCGCGTCGCATCCTACTTCGCCGATGCCCTCGCCGcccgcctctccctctcctccaacCCCTCCACCTCGGCCGCCGCCGGCACACCGCGCGGGGGCAGTGGCGTTGCCCCCTACCCATTCCCGCCGTCGCCGGACACGCTCAAGATCTACCAGATCCTCTACCAGGCCTGCCCCTACATCAAGTTCGCACACTTCACCGCCAACCAGGCCATCTTCGAGGCCTTCCACGGCGAGGACCGCGTCCACGTCGTCGACCTCGACATCCTCCAGGGCTACCAGTGGCCGGCGTTCCTCCAGGCGCTGGCCGCCCGGCCAGGGGGGCCACCGACGCTGAGGCTTACTGGGGTGGGacaccccgccgccgccgtcagaGAGACCGGGCGCCACCTCGCCTCCCTCGCCGCGTCGCTGCGCGTGCCGTTTGAGTTccacgccgccgtcgccgacagGCTCGAGCGGCTGCGCCCCGCCGCGCTGCAGCGCCGCGTCGGGGAGGCGCTTGCCGTCAACGCCGTGAACAGGCTGCACCGCGTCCCCGGCGCGCACCTCGCTCCCCTGCTCTCCATGATCCGCGACCATGCGCCCAAGATCATGACGCTCGTCGAGCAGGAGGCCGCCCACAACGGCCCCTACTTCTTGGGCAG GTTCTTGGAGGCGCTGCACTACTACTCGGCGATATTCGACTCGCTGGACGCGACGTTCCCGGCGGACTCGACGCCGCGGATGAAGGTGGAGCAGTGCCTGTTTGCGCCGGAGATCCGTAACGTGGTGGCGTGCGAGGGCGCCGAGCGGGTGGCACGGCACGAGCGGCTGGACCGGTGGCGCCGCCTCATGGAGGGGCGCGGCTTCGAGCCCGTGCCGCTCAGCCCGGCCGCCGTCGGGCAGAGCCAGGTCCTGTTGGGGCTCtacggcgccggcgacgggtaCAGGCTCACCGAGGACAAGGGATGCCTCCTCCTCGGGTGGCAGGACCGCGCCATCATCGCCGCCTCGGCGTGGCGGTGCTGA